In the genome of Diabrotica undecimpunctata isolate CICGRU chromosome 2, icDiaUnde3, whole genome shotgun sequence, the window GAATTTCGATACTTAttctattatttctttatttattacaattttacaTCTCCTAGCTCCCTAGCAATAATAAGAAACTTATTATTGCTAGCTAGGGAGCTAACTGTTTTTAGTGTTGATGTTTTCAggttaaacttttttgcattgCGTAGGTGATATTAATGTTCTGAAATCTAATACCTAGGTTTAGGTTATTATATAATCTATAGTTGATTTATGTTCTTGGGTGTTTGTAAACGTATTGTTGTGTTGTGGTTTATGTGGAaacaatttgttatttattctCAAGGTGTTCTGGGCGCAGAAATTAATTAGTGCTTCTTCATCTAGATTTATTGGCTCTTTGTTGACACGGGTGTTTTATTCCTACTTATACTTCGTTCCCTATTCTTACATTTCTTTGCAAAGGTCTGTGCAGGTATAACACgtttcctttctttatttttctctTAGCTGTCTTGATCACATATTTTTGAAGATTTAAAAGTCGAAATCGGAATAACGTCGAAAACGTGGCCCCATTATAGCGACCAGATTGTCGTTACAAATTGGAAaccatatttaatttttaaacaattttatttttgattaaataaaataatacctGACCCTCTGCTCGAATTTGATTAGTATAAAAGATCTCCAAAAGATGTCTAATATGTTCATGTTCAAGTTGAAAATCTGTTAGTGAAGGTTTTTCTGGGTAGCTTCGTTATgtaaaacatatataaaacatGGACAATTAGTGTGGACTAGTATACAAATAGGTTATCTAAAGATAATTTTGTTTCTCCCAAATagggttttattattttttccacAATTTGACTTAATTAACTTTTTTAACATCAAATTTGGCATTAATTTTGCTATCTGCTTTCGTACTACTATATCCAACGTGGACAACTGAAAACAGTCCACCCTTATATTCgacaatattcattaaatatttttaaatgataaaaaatcGATTATTATTCTATCACGGGGATACATTTTAAGAATACAGACATCTGTCATTTGTCAACTTCATCTCCTACGCTTCTTCTACAATcacttaataattataaaaatagagaTTATACCATACGTGATACATCATTAGATATACACACGAGAGCTGCTTTTTTTACGTCTGTTTGATATATTTTGGCCTTGTCGTCAGTTATTATAGTACCTTTTGGTGAGGAttcctgattttttttttaaatatttttgtaaggaATGTATCCTCTTGTATAAGTGTTATTTctaccagttttttttatttcgtttcttTGTTGTCTTGTGAAGCGACACAGTTATTTTTGTTAGGTTAAATTGAACTCCAGTCCTTTTGTGAACTTTTCCCAGTGGGTAGTCTCTTTTGTTTTCGTTACCAACCGATGAGtttcagttttttttacttttcagtttttaattacatttttgtttaatctCTAATGTAAACCAACgtgtttttgttaaatttttggtTACTTGTTTCTACGTTgcttttattttcattattttcaaatcCTATCTTATTCTTGAGCCTTTTTTGATATAAGGATTTTATTAAGTTTTCTCTTAAATtgtcaatttttattatttcttctgtttTTGTTCGtccaatcttttttttttttcatctttcatttATTATGAATTTATCAAATACCAAAATGTGCTCGTTTTTAAAACATTGGATGACATCATGCTTCTCACATTCACGATCTGTTTAtggtatattttttttgtctGTAATCACATAATCTATCATTTATCTTTGTACTCTAGTATTTTTAAATGTGtatttatgttaatttttattgtcaatgaaatttATTATCGTGAGTGTGTTCTTATTATTGGTATTCCGTTTGTCCATAATATTTTCCCATTCTTATTCATGGTATTATATCGTGAAAATTGCTTTCAATTAAAGCAAGCAGATGTCACTTTCAAAGTGAATTGTCTAGAAGTATTAAGATAGCCATAATTTAACTTTCcatattaatttactaaaaagAGACATCTTTTGAAAATTAAACGAAACGCTTGTTTCGTGAATGTATCAAATATTATCCATCTTATCAACAACTACATGAAAACAAGAGTTTGATGTCGGTATTTGGATTGTTGGTagcatttaaaaataatttagttcAAAATGTAGTTTCTAAATTGGTTTGAAATGAGTTAATGTTATAGAACGAGTTGGGATCcttctaaatattaaaaaaaacgaaaagTGGCTTTAAATGTTATTGCATGAACGTTAATAAACTATATGTATAACTTCCATTTAATGACATTTCAGTGTTATATATTTAGTATTCTTATCTAATAAAGTTTGGTGTTGTCTTGCAATATTCGTTTTAACAGTTTTTGACGCGATGGAAAAAATTTGAGAAAATAGTGAAACGTATTTTTAGGGGGTTAAAGCCctttcaataaatttattttttgacaaaatcagagtctacattaaaaaaaaatgcatgcCCGAATACTTCATCGAAGTGCTTATGTTAATGGGCCCCTATTTTAAATTAATGGTTTAAAGAACCCTTCGTTCCATTGGAAATAGTAAATGCATATATTaaattaagaaattttttttatttaattagatAATTTGATTTTTCAAGCAAATCTTGTAGTTGACTGTTCTCTTAATAAAGCTGCTGCTTTTTCAGGCGTCAAATCCCTTTGAGCTTGAGCAAGCAGCTCATAACCAACCATAAACTTTTTAACAGTAGCAGAGCGCAGTAAAGGAGGATAGTATAGTCCATGGAATGTCCAATGTGGATTGCACTTTTCTAAATCTTCACCTGTCGGTGCTCCGTGCCAACCCATAGAATATGGAAAGTTACATTTAAATAGATTGTCGTACTTAGCAACTATGGATTGTAAAGTTAAAGCGAGTGCTTCTTTCTGCTTAGTATCTATTTCTGAAAATCTAGTTATGTTTCTCTTTGGAAGTACCATTGTCTCAAATGGCCATAGAGCCCAATAAGGTACGACTACCACCCATTCATCATTTTCGTATACGACTCTTTCTTTCTTCTGTATTTCTTTTTGAACATAATCAGCTAGCATAGGTCTTTTATGTTTTGCAAAATATTCGCGTAAGTTTTCATCCTTAACTCTAGCTTCATTTGGAAGAAACGTGGATGCCCATATTTGACAGTGGGGGTGGGGATTGGAACAACCCATCATCGCGCCtctattttcaaaaatttgtacCCATCTATACTTTTTacctaaaaatattaaataatttttatataatataataatatgcaataagtaataaaatataataagttacattattaacataaaaattttcaCAACTAAAGGTTATAGTAATACAACACCCATAGAAGTAATAAATAGTAAATACATAAGTACTAGAACAAGGGTCTTTAAAATATCCAATTTAATAGACAATAATTACTGTTAAACTTATAGCGATAGgttacacacacacgcagtgatcaaccctgcccctaggaacatgtgtataccaatctaagaatgggatccacatgtccgaagatcaaaccggtcacacttcgctagtcgaagtggtacctatctgacccccaggtttatcctccacccctcctcatcgtgtgacttacgtgaggaggcttatgatctgaaagttacttaaggtgtcctgggtaatggaacaccctctgtttttaatgactgtggttatgccacctaactgtaggggtagccacatctaggcttttatCCCTATCAGCGATAGGTTAGTATATATCTCGACAGCTTATATAACCGGTTTTCTATACCCAACTACTTGATACGTTAGTCTATACACGTGCTACCAGGTACCCGGCCATGTTTCGGTACATTTCGCTCGTAGGTTTCGAAAATAACAGACGCTTGTCACTGGTTTGTTTACTTTTCCTTGTAGTGTTCATTTAACTGTGCTTATAAGTTGTGACTGctaatatttttgtgactatatgcgtATTTTATGTTGTAATAATGCAAGAAGAGTAATAACCCATAAGTTATTACggattatttttataatgttttatacatagataaTTCATTTTTAGAATGACGTATAAAGAGCAGTATaacagaagtacttgcaacaatttatagacgattTTTATGAGAAAGTAAACAAACATATCTAAAATCAGCaatcagatgaggactatgttGCATAAAGCAAACCAgatggagatgaagcttctgacATAGAGGACatttttactgatatcaataataagactgcaATCGATACCGACGACAATGATTAGTGGTAAAGATTTTAacgattttcaagaaagttcttTCCAAAGTGATTGAGACTAAATCGGTTTTGAAGTATTGGCATATTCCTACGGTTTGATAATGACAAAACACGTGCCgaacgtttgcaaaatgataaagctgcagctattactgtagatgaatatttatttttcctcTTAGAGGTAGTACACGTTTTACTTAATACGTGCCATcaaaacctgccaagtatggGATCAAGGTTTGGTGAATTTATGACACCCGTAATTCGTATACACTTACTGGATAAATAATGCTGAAAAAAAATCAACTGGATGTGAAAATAATCTACGTGAAGCCATAGTAAAAGATTTGTGTCACAGATACAAACATTCTGGACGAAAcaacaatggataattttttcacaactcttccactagcTGTCTCCTATTAtcttggaatttatcattagttggtacGGATTCAGTGCAGATCATATTAGCATTTGTTCGTATGtgccaaaaaagaaaataagcgtTATCTTGTTGTCAACAcatgacaacgataatgtaagtggcccaaaaaataaacctgtcATAATTCTAacactataataaaactaaaggAAGCATAGACAACATGAACAAAATGGTTTCCCATCATCaacgcagaactttgcgttgactagtagccttcttttacaatattCTAGACGTAGCTTAcctagcaacctatataatttatacagagaataatccacagaCTGTTACTGAAACTAGTAAGCGTAAACTGAAACTTCTCTTCAAGAATTAGGAAAACAACTAGTGATGTCTGCAATGTCTGCAaatctaaagtaccaaatgtatatAGACGttttcatcaaggtcaggaattgagtgtatgttaggaaaacctctacctacagattcaaATAATAAATCAGAGTCATTATCTTttcgagattccactggacgcctcaaaaGTGGAAATTGCTACATTTGGACGTCTAGCAAAAAAGCAGCTAAAaaagacacgaaaatcatgtaatctatatatgtatatgtttCTATATCacttttaaaatgaaaaaaatagacACTTATCTTCATGATTAACATTAGTGTTCCTCGTTACTcgggtgccacgggtgtggacgtaatgatgtaaaaatattgacaactatttttaatatattgtatgcatttttttcttttatttttattataaatcactCCGTTCTAACTAATTTTGGGAATAACTAGAAGctggaataaaacaaaattttggactATCGTAATGATTTACATAACAATTGACAAGGATACCCAGGTAGctgggtatagacacaaaggATAATAGTGTTATAATAATGCTATATTATATAGAATATAGAATAAATTCTTTTAGAGCTCGTTTAAACTACCGCCATTAAATTTTTTagtcaacatttttttttaggtttttaacACATTTTCATCATTTCATCATCTGCATGATAACGTTTTAATAGATTGTCAAATTATGCAATATCCTTCAAGAACAAATCTTATTGGCGGCCAGTCTCAATACTGTATTGGTTgcaatattaaaattttgttgttttAATGGTTATAAAAGCAACTGATACAATAACTAGACAAGCCACATGGACATGACGAACTTGCACTGTTAGTGCACACATAGCTCCGGTGTTTTTGAGATTAAGGATTTTGAACGATGTTCATAAAATTCGCCCAGATGCAAGCTAGCTGGAATATTGCCATGTCTTAAAACACAAACAGCCAacgtttaaaaattatgttagttttctctgtcttaGATTCTCTgccatttaatttaatgtatgtttcaaaaagtataattaaaatgacaaaattaaagaaaatgatcTTCCTACCCAATTCGTTAAGTTGGTTTATCCATTCATTTATTACCGCAACTACTTCATCCAACTTTAAATTTGTAAGATATACATTGGAATGTGGATGATAGCAGATCACCTTACAAGTTCCTTTGGCAGCTTTAGTTTGAAAAAGGGGATCATCACTGGGCTCTGGTTCTGGACCTTCTTCCAATAAAGCTGGAAAATCATTGGTAAATACATATGTAGAAGTGTATTTGGGAGTTACCAGTCCAGAAGCTCTGGTAACACCAGGACATAGTGGATTAGTGGGATCGAATTGTGGAACGACTTCTACTTGTGGTGTTTCAACTTGGCCACTCCAAGGTCTAAGTGCTCTATGTGGAGATACTAGGATCCATTCTGATTTAAGTGGATTGTATCTAAGATGCTGATGTtctgaaaagaaacaaaatatttaagCAATTTAAACATTTCGGCAGGAACTTATAAGTTGATTTCTAAAATGCCATTATATCCAGATGctattaaaaatcaatgtttctaaaatatattttaggttTTTCTCATATCAGTACATTCTTTTAGATTGTCAGATTTCttacatattattaatattatgcGCCCATAACTGTCTTTGTAACATCGTGTCTCTATGTGTTAATTGTAgattttcatttataatttaCTCCTTTATTCGATAACGCTTTATATTAAACGCaatcgaaaattaaaaataaaatttgttgtaATGGAAAAAACTTGGGAAGTTTTAGTAAAGAGTCTGTATTTTTAAGTTTCTAAGTAATTAGATCTTGTTAAGCAGTGGAAAGTTTTATACTTAAGCCATATACTACGAGATAACAAATATAATCTCCTAAATGTCATCTTGATCGATAAAGTTAATTTCTGAGGCCCTGGGCGGAAGCAACATTCATGGTCCAAAGACATAAAGAACTCGTGCAGCATACCTGATGTCAGTACGACAATATGAAAAGCGGAAGAAGGTTTCCTGTACAATCCACAATCAGCCTAAATGCCTAGACGCTGCATAGCATATGGCACCCAAAAAAGAAGGAGTCAGCAAATTGTTAAGAGCTGGGAATATTTGAACTGAATGATAATTAATGATAAACATTTGGATGCCAACAAACTTATTGACCAATAGTTTAAATAGACGTAAATAAACTATCAAAAGGTATAAGAAAAATGCAGGCAATGTAAAATTAGTTTGATTAAcaaaattcttaaaatatttgccaataaGGTTAATGAAAAATACATAATAAGTGAAACGCAACAAAGCTTTTGACAAAATAGATCTATTGTATATGCAATGTTTATAGCAAGACCAACTAGTAAAAAAGCATCGAAGTGCTACAAACCTGTCTATTTAAGCTTTGTAGATCTGACAAAAGCCTTTAACTGCATTAAATTGGAAGATATGATAcaattactaaaaaaaattagTCCAATAGAATACTAAAGATAATTGAAAAAGTAACACTatcaacaaaaagaaaattagaGTTAATAACGAATTATCATCCGAAGTATATATAAATTCTGGAAGATATTGAGATAGCTCTCCaacttaataataaacaaaataatcaaAAGCAAGCTTACAATCTAGGCAGAAAACAAATGCCGACGAAGCTATCCTAAGAAAGAAGATAACCGACAGCGAATGGTACCAATTCAAAACAACGGCTGAGATATACAGTAGAAAAATATCTAATACGAAATCTTAAGTGATGGAAAGAGGACCCAAGCGATGCAAAATTTTAATCAATAAAGAAATACCCAAACAAGTATCAAGATTCGAGTATCTGTAAATAAACACATGCAGCTATAGAAACATTAAGAAGAGTTTATAAAAACAAGCAAATAAAACAGCTAAAAGAGATGTCTCCTGGAAGAATAACACTATGAGGTTAGATGAAAAATGTACATATATGTAAATTAGGTGTGAGATCAATCATCAGCGGAAACAAAAAGGATATTTACAATGTCAGAAATAAGAATCTTGACATCAATAATTGCTGTGAAAGTATTTGAGACAGACTATGAAATAACCATGTACCTATGTAAAATGCAATTTTACAATGAGAAAAACATAGAAGAAGAGAATAGAAGCAGCATTCTAAAGCAATAGATAGTAAAAGACTAGCCCGAACAACAAGAGATTTAAGACCAACATGCACCATACCAGCAGCAAGACTTTTTAAAAGATAGCGAGATAACTATCAGACAACGTGACAAATACAACTAAAACCTTAAGATTAGACAAGAATAAGTCTTAGGGTCTAATATAAATGGAAGATAATAAAAATAGAGACAAcgacaaaataaaagaaataggTAGAAGGATAAGAAAAACTAGAGGAAACTAGACAGTAAGCAATTAAAAAAGcttgaataaataaattttataagacATGGAGTTCTAAATTTGTTACCTATAAATAAAAGTTCACAGCCGAAtatgttgttttattttgtttgtatttaaaatttttgtttccaTTTAAGCTCATTTTGGACATTGAATTACAGTTATATATTTTACGTAACAGTTTTAATattctaaaattattaatttcgTTATCATAaacttatatattattatttaaacactTCAGCAGAGTTGAAGTGGCAtggaaaaaattgtttttatcaaTATGCTCTCTCTTCTGTGGATTTTAATTTCAAGATACAGATTATTTAATTCATCGAAGTCGATTTATAATTTCTGTatgttttattgtttataaaacaagtttttcaATGCGTCTTTTAAATTTTGTTGGGTAAGGTATACGATGTAGTTGACGAGACGAAAATTTATTGATATTATGGGTAAAGTTGGAGATGGTTGGGTAAAACTATAAAACAAAAGGACTTTCTTAtagatatattttatacaaaatataaattatatcttGTCTTTTAAATCAACTGAAAGCGGAGTACTCTGATTATATCCACaaagattatatttttataatttacttgCTAATCAATATACTATTAATAAGAAAAACGAATTTTTAGGTCACAGTTGAACTTTCAGctgaatttataaaaatatgttgacaAATTGGACATTTTTCGGGTTTTAAATTGTTACTTACAATACTTTTGATGGTATAGATGGTACCATGGTGATAGAAGAATTCCTTTGAGAAGTGCTATAAAGTTATAGTGTACGCAACTGTTAATAAATTATAGAGTTGCCTAAAAAAAACTCATAACTTTTCCATTCACGGACGTCATTGAGTTTTAGAATTCTTAAAAAGAATTTTTATGGTTCCTTtaaataaaggaaatattgcTTCTCAAAATGAGATTTAGTATACTGTATTCTGTTAAGATCTCTTGAAAATCAAGAAACTTGATTTACTATCAACTCTGAGTGTTTTGAAGCTAATATTGCCTAGATTATCGTTTATCTCATAAAATGTATTTTCTTCTAGTCTAGAAGCTGTTTGAGAatgatatattaacttaatagaagagttttcaatttttatataggagtataatataatttttataatataacgTATACTTCCTTAAAAAACTAATTCGTTTTTATCTTTGCCGCCTCTTTTTATAACTTGGTGTAATTAATAGCAAATTTTGGCTCTGTGATTGTGTCTTTACTTTATTAGCCTCCAGagattatacatataatataaatctATAATCAAGTAAAGAATCTTTTTTTGTTGCTATTTTATAACTTGTTTAAAGAACTCTAGGACTAAAAATAACtttaatttgtaataattttttcttttaatacatATTGGTATCTATATGTATACATATTGTTGTAATATTATTtcataataaaactataaataaataaagtcattctaaatattatgtaatacattctgataaaaacaagaaaacatttgGGGAAGTCGATAAAATATTTAGCAGAACGTGATATTAAAAAACTGCGTTTATTAAATAAGGATAgcagtatattataatattttatgatGTTCACCTTTCATTATAAACTTTATATACCAGATAATgtattactttattttttaatattgtggaATTATGtcttattttacaaatattaaagTTTTTAGGCCGGTCCTGAATAACATAATACCATGGAACAGTTTTTCCTTCGCcgctaaaatgttttattttaaatttcaatgtCAAGTAAAAGTCAGACAGAACTCATCAGATAAGcaagttaaataaattttgataattCTTACCGTCTCTATTAAATGACATTTTTTGTATGCTACAGTAACCTAACGATCAATAACACTAAAAAAGCACCATTAACATTAACACGCCGCACTTTTAACCTACAAAAAACAGCCACTGACTAACACAAATGACATGACGTACAAAAATGTGAAGTGCGCTGTAATATTCATGGTCGATTAATTGATAAGTGTAATTGAACAGGGCTGCATCTAGCTTAAGTGcatttatatctttttatttacaaaatttaaaatttgactTATTTTAGATggatattataatttattattttaaaatacattagataaataaaggaaataaactaattaataaaaactttggAAATCAGCTATTCGCTATCCTAGTTCAAAAGTCTTCTTAAAGTTTTAAGTAAATCTGAACTATTATATTTCATAATTTGCCATCCTAATTCGAATTCTTCTTTAACTTTAAAGCAAATCTGAactatttttacataattataccGTACATATCAGTTAATAAATAACCAAAACCCCAGTAATGATTTTAGATAATCTAAAGTCAGCTTTCAGTATAAACAATAATACCGCTTATGTCAATCACAGTAATAATGTTATACTTCACTGATTTGTAAATTTACTGTACAACCTTTGTACTTTGTACTGCAccaatttgttatttaaaaataaacatcaaatatcttcttcttcttcttgatgtgcctatccgttacgaatgttggcgatcatcatggcaatctttatcttatctgcagcagcgcggaaaagctgcacagatattgtattgaaccagattctgaggttctttaaccaagatgttcttcttcttcctggaccttgttttccaaatatttttccttgcaggatggattaaaggagagtatatctggattcatttcgcataatatgtctgaagaactgtaactttcgagatttgatggtggtcagtacttctcgattcttattcgttcttctaaggacctcctcatttgtgactcggtcagtccacgggatcttaaacattctccgatatagccacatctcaaatgcttccagttttctgcacatatcttcgttcaaggtccacgattcaacaccataaaaaaggacagagaagacgtagcatcgcagcattcttacttttgtatcaa includes:
- the Galt gene encoding probable galactose-1-phosphate uridylyltransferase; protein product: MSFNRDEHQHLRYNPLKSEWILVSPHRALRPWSGQVETPQVEVVPQFDPTNPLCPGVTRASGLVTPKYTSTYVFTNDFPALLEEGPEPEPSDDPLFQTKAAKGTCKVICYHPHSNVYLTNLKLDEVVAVINEWINQLNELGKKYRWVQIFENRGAMMGCSNPHPHCQIWASTFLPNEARVKDENLREYFAKHKRPMLADYVQKEIQKKERVVYENDEWVVVVPYWALWPFETMVLPKRNITRFSEIDTKQKEALALTLQSIVAKYDNLFKCNFPYSMGWHGAPTGEDLEKCNPHWTFHGLYYPPLLRSATVKKFMVGYELLAQAQRDLTPEKAAALLREQSTTRFA